The following proteins are co-located in the Vibrio azureus genome:
- a CDS encoding YnhF family membrane protein — MEYELKAALSITVTVFTVLISFAAVAISAA, encoded by the coding sequence ATGGAATATGAACTTAAGGCAGCCTTGTCCATCACGGTAACGGTATTTACTGTGTTGATTTCTTTTGCGGCGGTTGCAATATCGGCAGCTTAA
- a CDS encoding patatin-like phospholipase family protein: MTGVNPTVRNRGIITDCHVELDLKTYQHFRHGKTALIAQGGGQRGIFTSGVLDAFLLADFDPFDVFYGTSAGALNICAYLCRQQGMGKAFITELTQSEEFFHLLRYIRNRQHMKLEWALDRIQQPPFSLDLARGQATLGSRQAFAAVTNVDTLSDQYLPLFSDDWKRTMIATCAIPKLYQGPVTIQGQRFVDGGVAASIPVQEAWRHNARHIVVIRTEPFSDQELSQQVPTHSLVQEWLYEPYQNIQESWQQKKSQWLSEWNQFLKQKITLAQDVKQPKQPILNGGRWLFGADNLYRLSHLIGENFDSGLADMLMIHYQTFELTQAFLTSPPDDAFILQLAPTVELQSSSLMSPAEALEHDYQLGLQVGSHFVSLCDELAKRTRD; the protein is encoded by the coding sequence ATCACTGGGGTTAACCCCACGGTACGCAATCGTGGCATCATTACTGATTGTCATGTTGAACTTGACCTCAAGACTTATCAGCATTTTCGCCATGGCAAAACGGCACTGATTGCTCAAGGAGGAGGGCAGAGAGGTATCTTTACCTCTGGCGTCTTAGATGCTTTTTTATTAGCAGATTTCGATCCTTTCGATGTGTTCTATGGCACTTCTGCTGGAGCATTGAATATCTGCGCCTACCTGTGCCGTCAGCAAGGAATGGGGAAAGCTTTTATTACTGAATTGACTCAGTCTGAAGAGTTCTTCCATCTTCTCCGTTATATCCGTAATAGGCAACACATGAAGCTGGAATGGGCATTAGACCGTATTCAGCAACCACCTTTCAGTTTGGATCTCGCCCGGGGACAAGCGACGTTGGGTTCTCGGCAGGCTTTTGCTGCCGTGACGAATGTCGATACTTTGTCGGACCAATATCTGCCTTTATTTAGTGATGATTGGAAGCGTACAATGATTGCAACCTGTGCGATCCCGAAGCTCTATCAAGGGCCTGTCACTATTCAAGGTCAACGTTTTGTGGATGGAGGGGTGGCGGCCTCTATCCCTGTTCAAGAAGCTTGGAGACATAATGCCCGTCATATTGTTGTGATCCGTACCGAACCTTTTAGTGATCAGGAGCTTTCACAGCAAGTTCCTACTCATTCTCTTGTTCAAGAGTGGTTGTATGAACCCTATCAAAATATACAAGAGTCTTGGCAACAAAAAAAAAGTCAATGGCTATCAGAGTGGAATCAGTTTTTAAAACAGAAGATAACCCTTGCACAAGATGTAAAACAGCCAAAGCAACCGATTTTAAATGGAGGCCGTTGGTTATTTGGCGCGGATAACTTGTATCGCTTAAGTCATTTAATCGGTGAAAATTTCGATTCGGGCTTAGCTGACATGCTTATGATTCATTATCAGACTTTCGAGTTGACCCAAGCCTTTCTCACTTCCCCTCCTGATGATGCGTTTATTTTGCAATTGGCCCCCACAGTTGAGCTTCAGTCTTCTTCATTAATGAGCCCAGCAGAGGCTTTAGAACACGATTATCAACTCGGTCTTCAGGTTGGCTCTCATTTCGTAAGTTTATGTGATGAGTTAGCGAAGCGAACACGAGACTGA